TCTAAGTCAGCAGATGGATGAGCAGGAAACAAGAAGCCGTAGGAAAATTCTTCTGTTTCATGGTGTCCCTGAAACTGCCAAGGAAGATGTGCCTGCCACTGTTGTAAAAATCTTGAAAGATCATCTTCAAATGCATGAGCTTTCTGTGGCAGCGATTAGTCGGTGCCATCGAATAGGGCAGACTGGTGGTGACAAACCAAGAGCACTGCTTGTAAAACTCTGTGACCAGTCCGTTAGAAACAAGATCtggttttctaaaaaaaactttaaaggcACCGGGATTACTTTGGGAGAGTTCTTGACCAAGATCCGGCATGAAGCTTTCGTGGCAGCCAGACTACAGCTGGGCCTATCAAAGTCTTGGACAAAAAATGGTCGGATAATTGTGATTGGATCTGATGGTAAGCGACATTCTATCACTACGAAGGCTCAGTTAACTGCTATTTCTTCGGGATGTGGTAGAGAAGCAGCCTCCAGTGTTCTAGCTGGACCTGCTACAGTTGCTTCTAAGCCGCACGCTGGTCCCTCTCAAATTTCTAGATCAAGAAGAGTGGTGAAGAAATAGCGCTGATGTGCAGTTAAGAGTAGTTTTTTGATGATTTGTTGTCATTTAGTAATTACCAGTTATCCATAactaactttatatatattctttccctctctattttataacttaaagtaTACTTTTGTTTCTTATATTGAATTTTGTGTTAGTATAATTCACTCTGATTTGGGTgtctacttttaattttatttgtacctgcttttaaatttataattttagttgtcAAACGTCAACTTATTGCATTGTTGTTGTTATGAAAGTTCAGAATACTCATGTTGTACAGCACTGGGTTCTTGCTTTttgttgtaatagttataacaaTATGGCTGTATTCTCTTTGGCTAAGGCACTGAACtagaatatgtttatattaattaactggTCTGTGGTTATAATACCTTCTTTGCCAGTGACTTTGCACtcgtgtttgtatcctctttgtgaCGCGTCGCCAGCGAGCCTGCATTGCGGTATTGTTGACGTTTGGCTTTCAatgcttgtatactcattgttttatatgatgtttttgtcatatttttagAGAATTGTGTTAATGATAGACAAGAACTTCATGTTTTGTAATTAGGTTAGATCTTTATTTCTATGTCAATTAAGTTGTTTTCTTTTGATGATTGTTTTTTCTTAAGTTTAAACCTTAGGAATTTACACTGTCGGCAGGCAATATGTTTAGcacgttttaaattataatatatatatattttttttatattattattatttttatcgtattttataatattattattttaattgtattatgaaTATTGGGGATGATATTTCTTGTAGTGACAGTAGTGATAGCTCTGATGAGGTAACCTTCTTTTCTCCTGTTTGTTCCTCTGATGGAAGCTTCCATAGCACTTCGTTACCTTTAAATACACGCCTTGAGTCCGCTTTTGCGGGGTATCCTAAGAATTTCAACGTAGTTCACATAAATGCGCAGAGTATTCCTGCACACTTCCCAGACCTTTTAACCTCTTTTGATGTTAGGAACGTCCATGCTATTCTAGTTTCAGAGTCTTTTTTAAAGCCGTGCCTTCCCTCTACCTCTTATTCTCTTCCTGGCTTCCATCTAATTCGAAATGACCGTGTGGGTAAAGGTGGTGGGGGAGTTGCGATCTACCTACGCAGCCACAttccattttccattttaaataagTCATCGTCAACTTATGCTGAATCTTcggaacatttatttttagaactactgtTTGGTAATTTAAAAGTGCTCTTAGGTGTATTTTACAGTCCATCGCTTCGAATAGATTACTTTCACGAATTTGAAACTCTACTAGAGACTTATGTGCCACatgcagatcatataataattatgggtGATTTTAATACTTGCCTCGTTAAAGATGATTCGCGGGCCCAtaagctaaaaaatataataaatagcacAAATTTGTCTTTGCTTCCAACGAGTCCCACACATTTCTTTCCGAACTGCTCGCCTTCACAGCTGGATTTGATGATTGTCTCTGCATCGGCGTATGTTAGTTCTTTTGGCCAGCTTTCTGCGGAAGCCTTTTCTTACCACGATTTGGTATACCTATCCTATAATGTGCGCCCGCCTAAGCTCAAGCCAACAACAGTCATGCGTCGTAGTTTTCACAAGTTTAGTAATGATCATTTCTTGCGGGATCTAAATTGCATAGATTGGGACGTAGTTTTCAATGCTCCTTCGCTGGATGAAAAGATCTCTATTTTCAATTCTCTTCTTATTGAACTCTTTGATACCCATGCACCTTTTCGACCGATTAAACTAAAGCATCTGCCTGCACCGTGGCTTACTTATGATATAAAGCTTGCCATGTCTAAGCGTAACGCGGCGAAATCAAGGTATAAGATCCAACCCTCTGATGCCAACTTGCTTAAGTATAAGCGGCTGCGGAATCGGTGTAACAAGATGTGCAGAGACGCTCAGCGCAATTATATCCACTCTTCAGTTGATGGAAAGAGTACCCTTAAGGTGTGGAAATTTTTGGAAACTTTGGGCATTGGTCGCCGGCAAAAAAGTGTTCCTGATAGTGTGGATATAGATGCTTTGAATCGTCATTTCAGTAATGTGACAACTAGTATTAGTCGCAAAACTGAAACTCTGGCTTCGATAAGCTCGCGTTCAAAGCCTCATTTTCCATTGTTCCAATTTAGCGTGGTCAGTCCTGGCGAAATAATAAAGCACATAAATGCAGTTAAATCAGATGCTTTGGGAAATGACGGTATCAGCCGTAAGATGATATTGTTAAGTTTAGATTACATCTTACACGTTCTGTGCtacttatttaatctatctctCTCATCTAGTTCCTTTCCTAGTGCCTGGCGTATAGCTGAGGTCATACCTATTCCTAAAAATTCTAACCCGTCTTTGTTTTCTCATTTCCGACCTATTTCTATTCTTCCGTTCTTATCTAAAGTCCTGGAACGTATTGTTAATTctcaattatctttatttctttctaaaaataatatccttagCACTTTTCAATCTGGCTTTCGTCGTGGGCACAGCACTGTCACGGCTTTAACCAATGTCTGTGACGATATTCGTTTAGGTATTGATAATAAGCAGGTGACCATTTTGGCTTTGCTTGATTTCTCCAATGCATTCAACACTGTGGATTTTGAGATTCTCTTGGCCATACTAGATTCCATTAATATTTCTTCACCTGTAGTTAGATGGTTCCATTCTTATTTACATGATCGTACGCAATGTATCAGAGTCAAAGATAAATTCTCTTCTTACTGCCGCCTCCTtgctggtgttccacagggtggcGTACTATCTCCTCTTCTATTCTCCATTTTCATTAATACCATGACTGATCTCCTTTCTTTACCTTATCATCTTTATGCGgatgattttcaaatatatgtgtCTGCTCTGGTTTCTGATATTCCTGAGGCTGTAAATAGACTCAACGCTGACCTTAGTGCTATCTGTGACTGGAGCAGATCTCATGGGTTATTGGTTAA
This sequence is a window from Pararge aegeria chromosome 1, ilParAegt1.1, whole genome shotgun sequence. Protein-coding genes within it:
- the LOC120625444 gene encoding uncharacterized protein LOC120625444, with translation MESIKKSVDDLSLHFHKTMAEFQQNLQSAIPATSPTSNIASQFSSFRNFVMTALNSLQGQLELLSQQMDEQETRSRRKILLFHGVPETAKEDVPATVVKILKDHLQMHELSVAAISRCHRIGQTGGDKPRALLVKLCDQSVRNKIWFSKKNFKGTGITLGEFLTKIRHEAFVAARLQLGLSKSWTKNGRIIVIGSDGKRHSITTKAQLTAISSGCGREAASSVLAGPATVASKPHAGPSQISRSRRVVKK